The proteins below are encoded in one region of Lactuca sativa cultivar Salinas chromosome 3, Lsat_Salinas_v11, whole genome shotgun sequence:
- the LOC128132734 gene encoding glutathione S-transferase T3-like: protein MDPNQNTPPNYRNCKPDNAFVLDTTPRQFPAMESPQGGFINLLQSGSPIQQTPLFQQQYQPFPAFQQQQISQPPLSPDFVPETQPSPPPQPKKKKGQKPARPTTAQERVPWTKEEEEKLAEAWVVASKDPIIRDSQPYGSFWEKVRAIFYELMESETRNADQITSKWRDIRLKCTEFGGIYNNLLNIRKSGSNDFDVFKAAMDQFEKTTPTRKAFPYMKPWLKLKDAPKWKEQTEGTSRSSGSKRSRNPDGTS from the exons ATGGATCCCAACCAAAACACCCCTCCAAACTACAGAAATTGCAAACCCGATAACGCTTTTGTGTTAGATACGACACCTCGCCAATTTCCGGCTATGGAGTCACCTCAAGGCGGTTTTATCAATCTACTTCAAAGTGGTTCCCCTATCCAACAAACACCACTTTTCCAACAACAATATCAACCTTTTCCGGCtttccaacaacaacaaat CTCACAACCACCACTTTCGCCGGATTTTGTTCCGGAAACGcaaccttcaccaccacctcaaccaaaaaagaaaaaaggacAAAAACCGGCCCGACCCACTACCGCCCAAGAAAGGGTCCCAtggacaaaagaagaagaagaaaagttagCGGAGGCATGGGTGGTGGCTTCCAAAGATCCAATTATAAGAGATAGCCAGCCTTACGGAAGTTTTTGGGAAAAAGTCCGAGCCATTTTTTACGAGTTAATGGAAAGTGAAACTCGAAATGCCGATCAAATTACGTCGAAATGGCGAGATATTCGACTAAAATGCACCGAGTTTGGAGGAATCTACAACAACCTCCTAAACATACGCAAAAGCGGCTCgaacgattttgatgttttcaaggcggCCATGGACCAATTTGAAAAAACAACGCCAACACGCAAAGCTTTTCCGTATATGAAACCGTGGCTAAAATTGAAAGACGCCCCAAAATGGAAAGAGCAAACGGAAGGAACTTCCCGATCTTCCGGTTCAAAGCGTTCAAGAAACCCCGATGGAACTTCTTAA